The following proteins are co-located in the Desulfatirhabdium butyrativorans DSM 18734 genome:
- a CDS encoding type II toxin-antitoxin system RelE/ParE family toxin, with product MPQILITPAAESDLINIWLYIARDNPDAADRTYQAAQDTFEKLADMPTIGTLYWTRHPQLKGLRFFPVKRFYNYIVYYREIKDGIEIVRVLHSRMDKNLRLASKN from the coding sequence ATGCCGCAAATCCTGATAACGCCTGCCGCTGAAAGCGATTTAATCAACATCTGGCTTTACATCGCCCGCGATAATCCCGACGCGGCGGATCGAACCTATCAGGCGGCCCAAGACACGTTTGAAAAGCTGGCCGACATGCCAACAATCGGTACGTTGTATTGGACAAGGCATCCACAATTAAAGGGCTTGCGTTTTTTCCCCGTCAAACGATTCTATAATTACATCGTTTATTACAGGGAAATAAAGGATGGAATCGAGATCGTCCGCGTCCTTCATTCCCGCATGGATAAAAATCTGCGTTTGGCATCAAAAAACTGA
- a CDS encoding ribbon-helix-helix domain-containing protein has protein sequence MATLNVSMPDELMVFIESRISTGEYQSASDYLRDLIRHDREEIDRLLLEGVESGKAMPLDMAALQKKAEALLKEREK, from the coding sequence ATGGCAACGCTGAATGTATCCATGCCTGATGAATTGATGGTGTTCATCGAGTCTCGGATCAGCACCGGAGAATATCAAAGCGCGAGCGATTACCTGCGCGACCTTATACGGCACGACCGTGAAGAAATCGACCGGCTCTTGCTTGAAGGCGTTGAAAGCGGCAAGGCAATGCCGCTCGATATGGCGGCACTGCAGAAAAAAGCTGAGGCGCTGCTTAAAGAACGGGAAAAATAA